From a single Rutidosis leptorrhynchoides isolate AG116_Rl617_1_P2 chromosome 5, CSIRO_AGI_Rlap_v1, whole genome shotgun sequence genomic region:
- the LOC139849843 gene encoding LOW QUALITY PROTEIN: UDP-glycosyltransferase 82A1 (The sequence of the model RefSeq protein was modified relative to this genomic sequence to represent the inferred CDS: substituted 1 base at 1 genomic stop codon), translated as MKNKVIMVPYPAQGHVTPMLNLASALSHLGLSSVVVTPEFIHHNIVHKTHVTCMPIPDGLNEETPRDFFSIEFAMENNMPVHLDNLVRELNGSHDGGVAFMVVDLLASWALKVGDDCGVRVVGYWPVMFVAYQLIAAIPEMLSLGIISETGIPQTQGPIHLGYDQPSLSTQDLPWLIGDLDARRSRFSFWTRMLARTRTLTQILVNTFPEEHHIDLNLPSESKRYPNITVVGPLTQHTKYKNLHSSEEDTSTLNWLDGQSERSVVYISFGTWVSPIGKEKVRSLAMALESSKLPFIWVLDPKWGDGLPKRYVKRTLNLGRVVSWAPQSEVLQHKAVGCYLTHCGWNSTIEAIQNKVKLLCYPIAGDQFVNCDYIVKVWGIGIRMEDFGAEDVHRSIKQVMEDTKMEQQLVKMNQRVFGIKTSLRVVSNLTKFVDDISXVTYSKNLMKEPEM; from the exons ATGAAAAACAAAGTCATTATGGTTCCATATCCAGCACAAGGCCATGTGACACCAATGCTTAACCTAGCCTCCGCTTTGAGCCACCTCGGTCTTTCTTCAGTGGTTGTAACGCCCGAGTTCATCCACCACAATATCGTTCACAAAACACATGTCACGTGCATGCCTATTCCCGACGGTCTAAATGAAGAGACGCCACGTGATTTCTTTTCTATCGAGTTTGCCATGGAGAACAATATGCCGGTGCATTTGGATAACTTGGTTCGTGAACTTAATGGTAGTCATGATGGTGGAGTTGCGTTCATGGTTGTGGACTTATTGGCGTCGTGGGCATTAAAAGTTGGCGATGATTGTGGTGTTCGGGTGGTTGGATATTGGCCGGTTATGTTTGTTGCTTATCAGCTTATTGCAGCCATACCGGAAATGCTATCTCTTGGCATCATTTCGGAAACTG GGATACCACAAACTCAAGGTCCCATACACTTAGGATATGATCAACCTTCTTTAAGCACACAAGATTTACCATGGCTTATTGGTGACTTGGATGCAAGAAGATCAAGATTTAGTTTTTGGACAAGGATGTTAGCTCGAACAAGAACCCTTACACAAATTCTCGTAAATACTTTCCCTGAGGAACACCACATCGATCTTAACTTACCTAGTGAATCCAAAAGATACCCAAATATAACTGTAGTTGGACCGTTGACCCAACATACCAAATACAAAAACCTTCATTCGTCCGAGGAGGATACAAGTACTCTCAATTGGctcgatggacaaagtgaacgctCTGTGGTGTACATCTCCTTTGGGACTTGGGTTAGCCCAATTGGCAAAGAAAAGGTAAGAAGCTTAGCTATGGCTTTGGAGTCATCTAAACTTCCGTTTATTTGGGTCCTAGATCCAAAATGGGGTGACGGGCTCCCTAAACGGTATGTGAAGAGAACATTAAATCTAGGAAGAGTGGTTTCATGGGCTCCACAAAGTGAAGTGCTTCAACATAAAGCGGTTGGTTGTTATCTAACACATTGTGGCTGGAACTCGACAATTGAGGCTATACAAAACAAGGTAAAACTATTGTGCTATCCAATTGCCGGCGATCAATTTGTGAATTGTGACTACATTGTAAAGGTGTGGGGAATTGGGATCAGGATGGAAGATTTTGGTGCCGAAGATGTTCATAGAAGTATAAAACAGGTGATGGAGGATACAAAGATGGAACAACAACTAGTTAAGATGAATCAACGAGTATTTGGGATCAAAACTAGTTTAAGGGTAGTCTCTAATTTGACAAAATTCGTCGATGATATTAGTTGAGTTACCTACTCTAAAAATCTCATGAAGGAACCAGAAATGTAA